The proteins below come from a single Dermatophilaceae bacterium Soc4.6 genomic window:
- the phaZ gene encoding poly(3-hydroxyalkanoate) depolymerase: MTVRTITARVSVRPGVGRFTDAPPLLLCNGIGVSLEAMQPFVDALDPERGVIRFDVPGVGGSALPPFPYTIAQLASWVTAMMAKLGHQKFDVLGFSWGGGLAQQLAAQSPRRVRKVVLVATGTGWMMVPASPKVLRIMSTPRRHRDPGYAAKVASTIYGGSARKNPGTGEALLHGVSRSGPRTGYYYQLAAMYGWASLPFLGLIRQPTLVVGGDDDPIIPVANPRMQAALIPHSRLHVYSGGHLGLITEAGELAPVVDAFLDEP; this comes from the coding sequence GTGACGGTGCGCACGATCACCGCGCGCGTCTCCGTACGCCCTGGGGTCGGCCGCTTCACCGACGCCCCACCGCTGTTGCTGTGCAACGGGATCGGGGTCAGCCTCGAGGCGATGCAGCCTTTCGTCGACGCCCTCGACCCCGAGCGCGGGGTCATCCGCTTCGACGTGCCCGGAGTCGGGGGCAGCGCCCTGCCGCCGTTCCCCTACACGATCGCGCAGCTGGCGTCGTGGGTCACGGCGATGATGGCCAAGCTCGGTCACCAGAAGTTCGACGTGCTTGGCTTCTCGTGGGGCGGCGGCCTGGCCCAGCAGCTGGCTGCGCAGTCGCCGCGCCGCGTGCGCAAGGTCGTCCTGGTCGCCACGGGCACCGGCTGGATGATGGTGCCGGCCAGCCCGAAGGTGCTGCGCATCATGTCGACGCCGCGACGCCACCGCGACCCCGGATATGCCGCCAAGGTCGCCTCGACGATCTACGGCGGGTCGGCCCGCAAGAACCCGGGCACCGGCGAGGCCCTGCTCCACGGCGTTTCGCGGTCGGGACCGCGCACGGGCTACTACTACCAGCTGGCGGCGATGTACGGCTGGGCGAGCCTGCCCTTCCTCGGCCTCATCCGGCAGCCGACGCTGGTGGTCGGCGGCGACGACGACCCGATCATCCCGGTGGCCAACCCCCGCATGCAGGCCGCCCTCATCCCGCACTCCCGGCTGCACGTCTACTCCGGCGGCCACCTCGGCCTGATCACCGAGGCCGGCGAGCTCGCTCCCGTCGTCGACGCCTTCCTCGACGAGCCCTGA
- a CDS encoding Maf family protein yields the protein MSARTPLILASASPARLATLRAAGIEPTVVVSDVDEDAAVASARLTYGELEPADVALLLARAKCEAVAADVETSTLVLGCDSVLELEGEVHGKPVDAAQAVQRWRQMRGSSGVLHTGHWLRDERDADEGGTGATMGATASTTVHFADLSDDEIDAYVATGEPLLVAGAFTVDGLGGAFVTAVEGDHHNVVGLSLPLLRELLLEVGVGWFDVVGPADVVAASA from the coding sequence ATGAGCGCCCGTACGCCCCTGATCCTCGCCTCCGCCTCTCCCGCCCGGCTCGCCACCCTCCGCGCTGCCGGGATCGAGCCGACCGTCGTGGTCAGCGACGTCGACGAGGACGCCGCCGTCGCCAGCGCCCGCCTGACGTATGGAGAGCTCGAGCCCGCCGACGTCGCCCTCCTCCTGGCCCGCGCGAAGTGCGAGGCCGTCGCCGCCGACGTCGAGACCTCCACCCTCGTGCTCGGCTGCGACTCCGTGCTCGAGCTCGAGGGTGAGGTGCACGGCAAGCCGGTCGACGCGGCCCAGGCGGTGCAGAGGTGGCGGCAGATGCGCGGCAGCAGCGGGGTGCTCCATACGGGTCACTGGTTGCGCGACGAGCGCGACGCCGACGAGGGCGGCACCGGCGCGACGATGGGCGCGACCGCCTCCACCACAGTGCACTTCGCCGACCTCAGCGACGACGAGATCGACGCCTACGTCGCCACCGGCGAGCCGCTGCTGGTCGCCGGCGCCTTCACCGTCGACGGGCTGGGCGGGGCGTTCGTCACCGCGGTCGAGGGTGACCACCACAACGTCGTCGGGCTCTCGCTCCCGTTGCTGCGCGAGCTCCTGCTCGAGGTCGGCGTCGGCTGGTTCGACGTCGTGGGCCCGGCCGATGTCGTGGCCGCGTCGGCATGA
- a CDS encoding DUF1349 domain-containing protein, whose amino-acid sequence MSTVIDLPGVPFVLTPSAVDAWRVDDVGVVVATAPGHTDLFVDPGGEHTVGAESMLNAVTLLGDPPAGDFQLSARVGVDFVARFDAGVLLVWLDETHWAKLCFEQSPSGAPMVVSVVTRGTSDDANGFVVEGEQVWLRISRIGRVHAFHASLDGQVWELVRVFALGQGSDGVTGHRLGLEVQAPTGDGCTATFAQVRFTPTTLGDLRDGS is encoded by the coding sequence ATGAGCACCGTCATCGACCTGCCCGGCGTGCCGTTCGTCCTCACGCCCTCGGCCGTCGACGCGTGGCGCGTCGACGACGTCGGCGTCGTCGTCGCCACGGCGCCCGGCCACACCGACCTCTTCGTCGACCCCGGCGGCGAGCACACCGTGGGCGCCGAGTCGATGCTCAACGCGGTGACCCTGCTGGGCGACCCGCCGGCCGGTGACTTCCAGCTGAGCGCCCGGGTCGGCGTCGACTTCGTCGCCCGCTTCGACGCCGGGGTGCTGCTGGTCTGGCTCGACGAGACCCACTGGGCCAAGCTCTGCTTCGAGCAGTCCCCCTCCGGGGCGCCGATGGTCGTCTCCGTCGTCACCCGCGGCACGTCCGACGACGCGAACGGCTTCGTCGTCGAGGGCGAGCAGGTGTGGCTGCGCATCTCGCGCATCGGCCGCGTCCACGCCTTCCACGCCTCGCTCGACGGGCAGGTCTGGGAGCTGGTCCGCGTCTTCGCGCTCGGGCAGGGCAGTGACGGGGTCACCGGGCACCGGCTCGGGCTCGAGGTCCAGGCCCCGACCGGCGACGGCTGCACGGCGACCTTCGCTCAGGTGCGGTTCACGCCCACGACGCTCGGGGACCTGCGCGACGGCTCGTGA
- a CDS encoding FAD-binding domain-containing protein, producing the protein MRLPPPPPPGDETPTWVAEHLGDLTLEGAEGVARSAFFGGQTAADSALASLDVTGYARRRSNVLPVGSRGASRMSPYLRHHLVTLREAWDAVADAPAADRDRYRDELLWQEYARHLYARTGPALASPLRHEQPRAAQQWDDPWPDGMRCMQATTAELTTDGWLVNQTRMWMASQWAVRAGADWREGEDRFFAHLVDGSRAANRLGWQWTVGTGSGKPYGFSRWQVEKRAPQLCRECPLADACPVQDWPPTGELAAADGPDLGKGEIPAGPSTVEGSGADQVWLTAESLGDGDPALAADDDRPVVFVFDEPLLTRLRLSGKRLVFLADTLGDLATRRDVEVRRGAVADELAGRSLAVTHAPVPGFATRARAVRPVEVHPWPWLVRPRPAPVRSFTSWSRAVGRPAR; encoded by the coding sequence ATGCGCCTACCTCCCCCGCCCCCGCCCGGCGACGAGACCCCCACCTGGGTCGCCGAGCACCTCGGTGACCTGACGCTGGAGGGCGCGGAGGGTGTCGCCAGGAGCGCCTTCTTCGGTGGCCAGACCGCCGCCGACTCGGCGCTCGCGAGCCTCGACGTCACCGGCTACGCCCGCCGCCGCAGCAACGTCCTGCCGGTCGGGTCCCGCGGCGCCAGCCGCATGTCGCCCTACCTGCGGCACCACCTCGTCACCCTGCGCGAGGCCTGGGATGCCGTCGCCGACGCGCCGGCGGCCGACCGCGACCGCTACCGCGACGAGCTGCTGTGGCAGGAGTATGCCCGGCACCTCTACGCGCGCACGGGCCCAGCCCTCGCCTCCCCCCTGCGCCACGAGCAGCCGCGGGCGGCGCAGCAGTGGGACGACCCGTGGCCCGACGGGATGCGCTGCATGCAGGCGACCACCGCCGAGCTGACCACCGACGGCTGGCTGGTCAACCAGACGCGGATGTGGATGGCGTCGCAGTGGGCCGTGCGCGCCGGGGCGGACTGGCGCGAGGGCGAGGACCGGTTCTTCGCCCACCTGGTCGACGGGTCGCGGGCGGCCAACCGCCTCGGCTGGCAGTGGACCGTCGGCACCGGCTCGGGCAAGCCCTACGGCTTCAGCCGCTGGCAGGTCGAGAAGCGCGCACCCCAGCTCTGCCGCGAGTGCCCGCTGGCGGATGCTTGCCCGGTGCAGGACTGGCCGCCGACGGGCGAGCTCGCCGCCGCCGACGGGCCCGACCTCGGCAAGGGCGAGATCCCTGCGGGCCCCTCCACCGTCGAGGGCTCGGGCGCCGATCAGGTCTGGCTCACCGCCGAGTCGCTCGGCGACGGCGACCCCGCCCTCGCTGCGGACGACGACCGCCCGGTCGTCTTCGTCTTCGACGAGCCGCTCCTCACCCGGTTGCGGCTGTCGGGCAAGCGGCTGGTCTTCCTCGCCGACACCCTCGGCGACCTCGCCACCCGACGCGACGTCGAGGTGCGTCGCGGCGCCGTGGCCGACGAGCTCGCCGGCCGGTCGCTCGCCGTCACGCACGCGCCCGTGCCCGGGTTCGCCACCCGCGCCCGCGCGGTCCGGCCGGTCGAGGTGCACCCGTGGCCGTGGCTGGTGCGGCCGCGACCAGCTCCGGTGCGGTCGTTCACGTCGTGGTCGCGAGCGGTCGGCCGCCCGGCTCGCTAG
- a CDS encoding acyl-CoA carboxylase subunit beta, whose product MPGGPDPRVGAVRERLAAAYEASAKPSDTARAKLDKQGKIAVRERVDLLLDDGSFVEDGRYANSRSPGLPADGVVTGRGTVDGRPVLVIANDPTVKAGSWGARTVEKIVRATETALREELPVFWFVDSAGARITDQVEMFPGRRGAGHIFHNQVALSGRVPQVCCLFGPSAAGGAYIPSFTDIVIMVEGNASMYLGSPRMAQMVVGETVSLEEMGGARMHCTVSGCGDLLAQDDVEAIELAKLYFSYLPSTWREKPPSYGPEQPATELTREVVPERESVPFDVHEVIDGLVDDESFFEIKPLFAPELVIGLGRMAGESVGIVANNSMVKGGVLFTDSADKATRFIWLCDAFNIPLVYLCDVPGFMIGTEVERQGIIRHGAKMVSAVASATVPQFCVVVRKAYGAGLYAMGGPGFMPDATIALPTARIAVMGPEAAVNAVYANKIAEIEAADGLEARDEFVARMRREYEEDVDLERLVADLVVDQVVEAEELRGELLHRLKYAAGRDRSFSDKRRAVTPV is encoded by the coding sequence ATGCCGGGGGGCCCCGACCCGCGCGTCGGGGCGGTCCGCGAGCGTCTCGCAGCGGCCTACGAGGCCTCGGCCAAGCCGAGCGACACGGCCCGGGCCAAGCTCGACAAGCAGGGCAAGATCGCCGTGCGCGAGCGGGTCGACCTGCTCCTCGACGACGGCTCGTTCGTCGAGGACGGACGTTACGCCAACAGCCGCAGCCCGGGCCTGCCGGCGGACGGCGTCGTCACCGGCCGCGGCACGGTCGACGGTCGGCCGGTGCTGGTCATCGCCAACGACCCGACCGTCAAGGCGGGGTCGTGGGGGGCGCGCACGGTCGAGAAGATCGTGCGGGCCACGGAGACAGCACTGCGCGAGGAGCTGCCGGTCTTCTGGTTCGTCGACTCCGCGGGCGCGCGGATCACCGACCAGGTGGAGATGTTCCCCGGGCGCCGCGGGGCCGGTCACATCTTTCACAACCAGGTCGCGCTGTCGGGGCGGGTGCCGCAGGTCTGCTGCCTCTTCGGCCCGAGCGCGGCCGGCGGCGCCTACATCCCGAGCTTCACCGACATCGTGATCATGGTCGAGGGCAACGCCTCGATGTATCTCGGCAGCCCCAGGATGGCGCAGATGGTCGTCGGGGAGACGGTCTCGCTCGAGGAGATGGGCGGTGCGCGGATGCACTGCACCGTCTCCGGCTGCGGCGACCTGCTGGCCCAGGACGACGTCGAGGCGATCGAGCTGGCCAAGCTGTACTTCTCCTACCTGCCCTCGACCTGGCGCGAGAAGCCCCCGTCCTACGGGCCGGAGCAACCGGCCACCGAGCTGACCCGCGAGGTCGTGCCCGAGCGCGAGTCGGTCCCGTTCGACGTGCACGAGGTCATCGACGGGCTCGTCGACGACGAGTCGTTCTTCGAGATCAAGCCGCTCTTCGCGCCCGAGCTGGTCATCGGTCTCGGCCGGATGGCCGGCGAGAGCGTGGGCATCGTCGCCAACAACTCGATGGTCAAGGGCGGGGTGCTCTTCACCGACAGCGCCGACAAGGCGACCCGCTTCATCTGGCTCTGCGACGCCTTCAACATCCCGCTGGTCTACCTCTGCGACGTGCCGGGCTTCATGATCGGCACCGAGGTCGAGCGGCAGGGCATCATCCGCCACGGCGCGAAGATGGTCTCGGCCGTCGCGTCGGCGACCGTGCCGCAGTTCTGCGTCGTCGTGCGCAAGGCCTACGGCGCCGGCCTCTACGCCATGGGCGGTCCCGGCTTCATGCCCGATGCGACCATCGCCCTGCCCACCGCCCGCATCGCGGTCATGGGGCCGGAGGCCGCGGTCAACGCCGTCTACGCCAACAAGATCGCCGAGATCGAGGCGGCGGACGGGCTCGAGGCGCGCGACGAGTTCGTCGCCCGGATGCGGCGGGAGTACGAAGAGGACGTCGACCTCGAGCGCCTCGTCGCCGACCTCGTCGTCGACCAGGTCGTCGAAGCCGAAGAGCTTCGCGGCGAGCTGCTGCACCGGCTGAAGTACGCCGCGGGGCGCGACCGCAGCTTCTCCGACAAGCGGCGCGCGGTCACGCCAGTCTGA
- a CDS encoding acyl-CoA dehydrogenase family protein codes for MFELSKDHEDFRAVVREFAQAEIAPHVGDWDRDAHFPADLVPKMGELGLFGLVVPEEYGGSGEGGGGDFTALCVAIEELGRVDQSIGITLSAGVGLGINPILSYGSEEQKQRWLPDLVAGRTLAGFGLTEPGAGSDAGHPRTRATRDGDHWVLNGAKAFITNSGTEITSVVTVTARTGENPDGSPQVSALLVPAGVPGFIVEPPYRKLGWHISDTHGLTFEDCRVPADHVLGEPGQGYRQFLKTLDDGRIAISALALGCARACLELATDYAGTRTAFGRPIGANQGVSFPLADLAVDVEAARLLTYKAAWLKDEMVAGRRSVGEVKQAASIAKLHSTEAAMRATRVATQVFGGNGFMEEYPVARFYRDAKILEIGEGTSEVQRMLIARGLGLTA; via the coding sequence ATGTTCGAGCTGAGCAAGGACCACGAGGACTTCCGGGCGGTGGTGCGAGAGTTCGCGCAGGCCGAGATCGCGCCCCACGTCGGCGACTGGGACCGCGACGCGCACTTCCCCGCCGACCTCGTGCCCAAGATGGGCGAGCTCGGCCTCTTCGGCCTTGTCGTGCCGGAGGAGTACGGCGGCTCGGGCGAGGGTGGCGGCGGCGACTTCACCGCCCTCTGCGTGGCCATCGAGGAGCTGGGCCGGGTCGACCAGTCGATCGGCATCACCCTGTCGGCGGGCGTGGGCCTGGGCATCAACCCCATCCTCAGCTACGGCAGCGAGGAGCAGAAGCAGCGCTGGCTGCCCGACCTCGTCGCGGGGCGGACCCTCGCCGGCTTCGGGCTGACGGAGCCGGGCGCCGGCTCGGACGCGGGCCACCCCCGCACCCGGGCGACGCGCGACGGCGACCACTGGGTCCTCAACGGCGCCAAGGCCTTCATCACCAACAGCGGCACCGAGATCACCTCGGTGGTCACCGTCACCGCCCGCACCGGGGAGAACCCCGACGGCTCGCCCCAGGTCTCGGCCCTCCTCGTGCCCGCGGGCGTCCCGGGGTTCATCGTCGAGCCGCCCTACCGCAAGCTGGGCTGGCACATCAGCGACACCCACGGCCTGACCTTCGAGGACTGCCGCGTGCCGGCCGACCACGTGCTCGGTGAGCCGGGGCAGGGCTACCGGCAGTTCCTCAAGACCCTCGACGACGGCCGCATCGCCATCAGCGCGCTCGCCCTCGGCTGCGCGCGGGCCTGCCTCGAGCTGGCCACCGACTACGCCGGCACTCGTACGGCCTTCGGCCGTCCGATCGGCGCCAACCAGGGTGTGTCCTTCCCGCTCGCCGACCTCGCCGTCGACGTCGAGGCTGCCCGCCTGCTCACCTACAAGGCCGCGTGGCTCAAGGACGAGATGGTCGCCGGTCGCCGCTCGGTCGGAGAGGTCAAGCAGGCCGCGTCGATCGCCAAGCTGCACTCCACCGAGGCCGCGATGCGCGCGACCCGCGTCGCCACACAGGTCTTCGGCGGCAACGGCTTCATGGAGGAGTACCCCGTGGCCCGCTTCTACCGCGACGCCAAGATCCTCGAGATCGGCGAGGGCACCTCCGAGGTGCAGCGCATGCTCATCGCCCGCGGCCTCGGGCTCACGGCGTGA
- a CDS encoding MerR family DNA-binding transcriptional regulator codes for MSDDFDVTHRTVRHYEDLGLLTPERRGTQRVYRRRDRTRLALILRGKRLGFPLEQIRTIIDLYDAPRGRRSQLEYVLAQIDDRRADLEQRRRDLDEALAELETFETRCRDDLGRLG; via the coding sequence GTGTCCGACGACTTCGACGTCACCCACCGCACCGTGCGCCACTACGAGGACCTCGGGCTGCTCACCCCCGAGCGCCGTGGCACCCAGCGGGTCTACCGCCGCCGCGACCGCACGAGACTCGCGCTCATCCTGCGCGGCAAGCGCCTCGGCTTCCCGCTCGAGCAGATCCGCACGATCATCGACCTGTACGACGCCCCCCGCGGCCGCCGCTCGCAGCTGGAGTACGTCCTCGCCCAGATCGACGACCGACGGGCCGACCTCGAGCAGCGCCGGCGCGACCTCGACGAGGCCCTCGCGGAGCTCGAGACCTTCGAGACGCGGTGCCGCGACGACCTTGGGCGGCTGGGCTGA
- a CDS encoding polysaccharide deacetylase family protein, with protein sequence MDPRDASLTRRALVSGIAAGTALVAGGCAAAGEQGSATLTTTHPSRSAAPPPTASSAPPSPRSTPPSLLLTPGGDITSGPTTGTGAALTFHGAGDVSTTQAVLDLLHARGARVTVFAVGTWLSATPSLGHEIVAAGHALGNHTWSHPVLTRLDLAAATDEVRRGADAVSAAVGRPGLLFRPSGTPTSTPTIRAAAAAVGYHRSVSYDIDSLDYTDPGADAVVSTVTAALHPGAIVSLHLGHPGTLSALPRLLDSLAARGLRAVTVTELLGGSA encoded by the coding sequence GTGGACCCACGCGACGCCAGCCTGACCCGCCGAGCACTCGTCTCCGGCATCGCCGCCGGCACAGCGCTCGTGGCCGGGGGCTGCGCCGCAGCGGGTGAGCAGGGGTCGGCGACGCTCACGACGACGCACCCGTCACGCAGCGCCGCGCCCCCACCCACCGCCAGCAGCGCGCCGCCGTCACCGCGCAGCACACCCCCGTCGCTCCTGCTCACTCCCGGGGGCGACATCACCTCCGGACCGACGACCGGCACCGGCGCCGCCCTCACCTTCCACGGTGCCGGCGACGTCTCGACCACGCAGGCCGTGCTCGACCTGCTCCACGCCCGGGGAGCGCGCGTCACAGTCTTCGCCGTCGGCACGTGGCTGAGCGCCACGCCGTCGCTGGGCCACGAGATCGTCGCGGCGGGACACGCCTTGGGAAACCACACATGGAGCCACCCCGTGCTCACCCGGCTCGACCTCGCCGCCGCCACCGACGAGGTGCGCCGGGGGGCTGACGCCGTGAGCGCTGCCGTCGGACGGCCCGGGCTGCTCTTCCGCCCCTCGGGCACGCCGACGAGCACGCCCACCATCCGCGCCGCGGCGGCGGCCGTCGGCTACCACCGCAGCGTCTCCTACGACATCGACTCGCTCGACTACACCGACCCGGGTGCCGACGCCGTCGTCTCGACCGTCACCGCGGCGCTGCACCCCGGCGCGATCGTCAGCCTCCACCTCGGCCACCCGGGCACGCTCTCGGCACTACCCCGGCTGCTCGACTCGCTCGCGGCACGCGGGCTGCGGGCGGTCACGGTGACCGAGCTGCTCGGTGGATCGGCGTGA
- a CDS encoding type VI secretion system tube protein Hcp, translating into MSVTMSLKLTGIPGGSTTIPGSIDVLAFSWGASSPSSAVGGAGKPSIQDLSVTAYIDQGTAVLTQKMLLGAAVTKAVLTVAPSTLSQPTDTYTMTTVYVTSVSLGGSGGEDRLTVNYSFDFGQLDFLLAGKHVTWNLVTSTP; encoded by the coding sequence GTGTCCGTGACCATGAGCCTCAAGCTGACCGGGATCCCCGGAGGCTCGACGACGATCCCGGGCTCGATCGACGTCCTCGCCTTCTCCTGGGGGGCGTCCTCCCCGTCGTCGGCGGTCGGCGGGGCTGGCAAGCCCAGCATCCAGGACCTCAGCGTCACGGCCTACATCGACCAGGGCACGGCGGTGCTGACGCAGAAGATGCTCCTCGGCGCGGCCGTCACGAAAGCCGTGCTGACCGTGGCCCCGTCGACCCTGAGCCAGCCGACGGACACCTACACGATGACGACCGTCTACGTCACCTCGGTGAGCCTCGGCGGCTCCGGCGGGGAGGACCGGCTCACGGTCAACTACTCCTTCGACTTCGGCCAGCTCGACTTCCTGCTCGCAGGCAAGCACGTCACCTGGAACCTCGTCACCAGCACCCCCTGA
- a CDS encoding sulfurtransferase gives MSTASSDPKIAEYAHPERLVTTDWLAEQVAAGAVGAPGGIVVLESDEDVLLYDTGHIPGALKIDWHTDLNDDLVRDYVGGEQFARVLGERGIGRDTTVVIYGDKSNWWAAYALWVFSLFGHADVRLLDGGRAAWVAQGREMTREVPTPEVVDYPVVERDDAPIRAFKDDVLAHLGQPLVDVRSPGEFSGELLHMPDYPQEGAMRAGHIPGAKSVPWAKAANEDGTFRSRAELETLYQDEQGLKPGDEVVAYCRIGERSSHTWFVLTHLLGFDKVRNYDGSWTEWGNAVRVPVEK, from the coding sequence ATGAGCACTGCGAGCAGCGACCCCAAGATCGCCGAGTACGCCCACCCCGAGCGTTTGGTGACGACCGACTGGCTGGCCGAGCAGGTCGCAGCCGGCGCGGTCGGTGCCCCCGGGGGGATCGTGGTGCTGGAGTCCGACGAGGACGTGCTGCTCTACGACACCGGCCACATCCCCGGGGCGCTCAAGATCGACTGGCACACCGACCTCAACGACGACCTCGTGCGCGACTACGTGGGTGGCGAGCAGTTCGCCCGCGTGCTCGGCGAGCGGGGCATCGGCCGCGACACGACCGTGGTCATCTACGGCGACAAGAGCAACTGGTGGGCGGCCTACGCGCTGTGGGTGTTCAGCCTCTTCGGTCACGCCGACGTGCGGCTGCTCGACGGCGGTCGGGCGGCCTGGGTGGCACAGGGTCGCGAGATGACCCGCGAGGTGCCGACGCCCGAGGTGGTCGACTACCCCGTGGTCGAGCGCGACGACGCACCGATCCGCGCCTTCAAGGACGACGTGCTCGCCCACCTCGGTCAGCCGCTGGTCGACGTGCGCTCCCCCGGTGAGTTCTCCGGTGAGCTGCTGCACATGCCCGACTACCCGCAGGAGGGCGCGATGCGCGCCGGGCACATCCCCGGCGCGAAGTCGGTGCCATGGGCGAAGGCAGCCAACGAGGACGGCACCTTCCGGTCCCGCGCCGAGCTCGAGACGCTCTACCAGGACGAGCAGGGCCTGAAGCCGGGCGACGAGGTGGTCGCCTACTGCCGCATCGGTGAGCGGTCGTCGCACACCTGGTTCGTGCTGACCCACCTGCTCGGCTTCGACAAGGTGCGCAACTACGACGGCTCGTGGACCGAGTGGGGCAACGCCGTGCGCGTGCCCGTCGAGAAGTGA
- a CDS encoding SufE family protein, producing the protein MSEQAPLPTALAEIAEDFGAVTARDRLQLLLEFSDGLPDLPARYCDQPDRLERVDECQSPLFLLVEVGEGGSDEDRVVNLFFQAPPEAPTTRGFAGILHEGLDGLTAAEVLAVPDDAPYRFGLAEAVSPLRLRGMVAMLSRIKRQVRLKSAASAAATP; encoded by the coding sequence GTGAGCGAGCAGGCCCCGCTACCAACGGCGCTGGCCGAGATCGCGGAGGACTTCGGCGCCGTGACCGCGCGCGACCGGCTCCAGCTCCTGCTGGAGTTCAGCGACGGGCTGCCCGACCTGCCCGCGCGCTACTGCGACCAGCCCGACCGGCTCGAGCGGGTCGACGAGTGCCAGTCGCCGCTGTTCCTCCTGGTCGAGGTCGGCGAGGGCGGGTCCGACGAGGACCGCGTGGTCAACCTGTTCTTCCAGGCGCCGCCCGAGGCACCGACGACGCGCGGCTTCGCGGGCATCCTCCACGAGGGGCTCGACGGGCTGACCGCCGCCGAGGTGCTCGCGGTGCCCGACGACGCTCCGTACCGCTTCGGCCTCGCCGAGGCCGTCTCCCCCCTGCGTCTGCGGGGCATGGTCGCCATGCTCAGCCGGATCAAGCGCCAGGTCCGCCTCAAGTCCGCCGCCTCCGCCGCAGCCACCCCCTGA
- a CDS encoding IS630 family transposase produces the protein MARTGRPMTELTLAQDEREQLVRWSRRAKSSQALALRSKIVLSCAGGANNKTVAAQLNCSEATVGKWRRRFVAERLDGLGDEPRPGRPPSISVDQVEEIVVATLESTPTNATHWSRASMAQRSGLSKTTIGRIWKAFELKPHRVDGFKLSKDPLFVEKVYDVVGLYLDPPESAVVLCVDEKSQVQALARSSPVLPMMPGMPERRTHDYVRHGVTSLFAAFNIADGTVITSIHRRHRAIEFKKFLAKIDTEIPDDLDVHVVCDNYGTHKTPAITAWLARHPRFHMHFTPTSSSWLNQVERWFGFITDELIRRGSHTSVHALEADIRAWATAWNDNPRPFIWTKPAGEILESIGRLLTRISGAGH, from the coding sequence ATGGCGAGAACGGGCCGACCCATGACCGAGCTGACCCTGGCGCAGGACGAGCGTGAGCAGCTGGTGCGATGGTCACGGCGGGCGAAGTCGTCCCAGGCGTTGGCGTTGCGATCCAAGATCGTCCTGTCCTGTGCGGGTGGCGCGAACAACAAAACCGTTGCGGCACAGCTGAACTGCTCGGAAGCGACGGTCGGGAAGTGGCGTCGCCGTTTCGTCGCGGAGCGCCTGGACGGGCTGGGAGACGAGCCGCGACCGGGTCGACCACCCTCGATCAGCGTCGATCAGGTGGAGGAGATCGTGGTCGCCACGTTGGAGTCGACCCCGACGAACGCGACGCACTGGTCGCGGGCCTCGATGGCCCAACGCTCAGGCCTGTCCAAGACCACGATCGGGCGGATCTGGAAGGCCTTCGAGCTCAAACCCCACCGGGTCGACGGGTTCAAGCTCTCCAAGGACCCGTTGTTCGTGGAAAAGGTCTACGACGTGGTCGGCCTCTACCTCGACCCGCCGGAGAGCGCGGTCGTGCTGTGCGTCGACGAGAAGAGCCAGGTCCAAGCCCTGGCTCGCAGCAGCCCGGTGCTGCCGATGATGCCCGGGATGCCCGAGCGCCGCACCCACGACTACGTCCGTCACGGGGTGACCAGCCTGTTCGCCGCGTTCAACATCGCCGACGGCACCGTCATCACCTCGATCCACCGACGCCACCGGGCGATCGAGTTCAAGAAGTTCCTGGCCAAGATCGACACCGAGATCCCCGACGACCTCGACGTGCACGTGGTCTGTGACAACTACGGCACCCACAAGACACCAGCCATCACCGCCTGGCTGGCCCGGCATCCCCGCTTCCACATGCACTTCACCCCCACCAGCTCCAGCTGGCTCAACCAGGTAGAACGCTGGTTCGGGTTCATCACCGACGAACTCATCCGCCGCGGCAGCCACACCTCCGTCCACGCCCTCGAGGCCGACATCCGCGCCTGGGCCACGGCATGGAACGACAACCCCCGCCCCTTCATCTGGACCAAACCCGCCGGAGAGATCCTCGAATCCATCGGACGACTTCTCACACGCATTTCCGGTGCAGGACACTAG